gTCTTTGAAACCTTACAGGTCAGCATTTCAGACTTCTGTATTTGTGCTCcaattaaaggagaaaatggaaaagcttctcgatatttactatttttaagcCAACTTGAGAggggagaaacagaaacaatatttttcatatgttcTATTAGCAAATTACATGCCatgaataagattttttttctgtttggctcGTACATAGGTTTGTGTGAGTTTTATTTGGTTCGGGGGGATGTGAGTTTTTGGCAATtgttacatttctttctttttctccatgttaAATGAAAGGAAGATTTTCAAGAAAACTGAACGTAGAAGTGATTTTTGTGGGTCACACAGCAGCGTCTCACAAAATGCTGGGAGGTACAGGAAATCCAGCgttgaaaagcagaagagaagaagggGGGAGACAAACAAGGAGATGGTGGATGTTTGTGGTGTCCTGCAGCAGCATTTGgtttacttatttttgtttcttgatatagtaaaaatatttccttgctgAAGTACTTTGATTTGGATTTAAAATAGCATAAACTATTTTGAGATAAGTTCACATTAACCACCACAAATTCCTGTCACTGTTGCTGGAGATCCAACTCTTAGCTCCTATTAATGCATCTTCTACTTTAGCAAGGGAAAATGTAATTTAGTTTTATAGCTGTTTTAGAAAAGTCTGTGATGAAAACAAACCAGTGCCTCCTCTAATAAGTATTAAAGCCCAAACCTGTGCAACTTGTAATAAATGTAGTCTATCCTCCTAAAAATGTACTGGGGATTTATGTACTAACCTCAGATAAATGCTAATAGGAGTTACCTAAATAAGTCCTCTGGTGCACTAATAGGATAATAGATCATTTATTTAGTGTTGCACTTCACGttgcattaattttatttctattttcttttaaatgaaaacaaaattgggATTGGAATTTATGGTATAAGgaacttgttttccttcctctctgtaGGTGTGCTTCTAAGAAGAGTATTGACCATGAGGAAGCCCACATGTTAGTCAGTTTTTACTAATCCcgctgaagaaaatgaagccaCGTTTCAGCTTTGCCGATCCTATTCCCACCACTGTTGGCTGAATGAGAAATGGTCGTGTGATTATGCTGACACCCCAGCATGCATTTGGTAGACCTGTGGTTAACTCGTTCCCTCTCCATGTGTCTGCTCTTACAAAGTTTTGTCCTCATGATACTGTGCTTTCATTCTGCCAGTATGTGCCCAAAAGgctgcctctgttctcactccGGAGGTCTGAACGTCAGCTGCAGCAATGCGAACCTCAAGGAAATACCCAGAGATCTTCCTCCAGAAACAGTCTTACTTTATTTGGACTCCAATCAGATAACATCTATCCCCAATGAAATTTTTAAGGACTTGCACCAACTGAGAGTCCTCAATTTATCAAAAAATGGGATTGAATTTATAGATGAACATGCCTTTAAAGGGGTGGCAGAAACCTTGCAGACTCTGGATTTGTCCGACAACCGGATTCAAAGCGTGCACAAAAACGCTTTCAAC
This Gavia stellata isolate bGavSte3 chromosome 6, bGavSte3.hap2, whole genome shotgun sequence DNA region includes the following protein-coding sequences:
- the LRRC3B gene encoding leucine-rich repeat-containing protein 3B, whose product is MHLVDLWLTRSLSMCLLLQSFVLMILCFHSASMCPKGCLCSHSGGLNVSCSNANLKEIPRDLPPETVLLYLDSNQITSIPNEIFKDLHQLRVLNLSKNGIEFIDEHAFKGVAETLQTLDLSDNRIQSVHKNAFNNLKARARIANNPWHCDCTLQQVLRSMASNHETANNVICKTSVLDEHAGRPFLNAANDADLCNLPKKTTDYAMLVTMFGWFTMVISYVVYYVRQNQEDARRHLEYLKSLPSRQKKPDEADDISTVV